The window TGTTATTAATATCTGAATACGTTTATTTCTTTGATTGTTCATCCTCTTCACCTCCTTATTATTAGTTAATCTATTATCTATATAAAATTTAAAATTCCAATACAATTATAAAAAGTTGTAACTCTATTACCACTTTAAATCTTTTGAACTTAGAAAAGTAAGCAAAATATAATAATAGTCCTAATATCTAATCAATACATATATATAATAATACATCAGAAATTACATCTGAAATACTAGCATTTTTCCAAACTTTAATGAGAAATTTATTTTTTAGAAGAAGTACTTTTAAGATACAAAAGTAACTCACCCCTTTAGATCAAAATCAATCCTTATAACTCATTTTCAAATCCTCTTGCATCTTAATTAGTCCATCTTCATTAGGTTGATACCCTAATTCCTCTAGAATATATCTGAGTAATCTCATTAATTTATATTTATCATCATCTTCATAAAAGATTTCTTTCATAACTAACTTCCCTATCTCTTTTTGATTAATTTTCATTATTAAACTCCTTATTCTACTCAACATCTTAGTAAATTGTCTTTGATAATTTTTTACTAAGACATATAATTTATAAAAAGGGACAAACAAAGTTGTCCCCTTTTTATAGTCATTATTCAGTTGCATAGCCACCTTCAATTGTAACAAGTTCATTCTTATCTTTTTTCTGTTTAATAAATAAACTAAAAGTACCTACACCCTCGGTATGCCCAAACTCCTCTATATAATCCACTACAAAAGCATTTGGGAAGTTAACCTTTCTAACTACCTGATCAGCAGCTATAACTTCCAAGGTAGCATTTCTGTAAGCATCAGATTTTTCAGCACTAACCAATGACCATAATGCTAACTTCATTGTGTCATCTGCTTCTTCTCCATCTACAGCCGTAATAATTTTTCCTGTAATGTGCATTACAGAACCAACAT of the Orenia metallireducens genome contains:
- a CDS encoding membrane-associated protease 1, which gives rise to MGFRLTVEGQNETIELGMDNITTVTYETDTPDDSNARSTDVGSVMHITGKIITAVDGEEADDTMKLALWSLVSAEKSDAYRNATLEVIAADQVVRKVNFPNAFVVDYIEEFGHTEGVGTFSLFIKQKKDKNELVTIEGGYATE